CTCATGGGTTTTTTCTTTCAAAGCTCTCGCAGCAGCTTCAATGCCGTCAGTAAGCATTACTACGCTGGTTTCCTTGCTTTTGGGTGGTGGCCCGGGATAGGTGAACTCTTTCGGATCAACATCTTCATTTGGGTGATCATTTTTGTAGGTGGTGTAGAAATATTTGGCTTGTGTTGTACCATGATGACTACTAATAAAGTCGATCAGCATCTCGGGAAGCTTGTTTCTACGCGCAATTTTTACCCCGTTGGTCACATGATCAATAATTATTTTCGCACTTTGCTTATTGTCCAAAGCACTATGGGGACTCATACCGGCAGCTTGATTTTCGACAAAAAAGGCCGGTTGATTCATTTTTCCAATATCGTGATACAAAGCTCCGGCACGCACTAAAAATGGATTGCCTCCAATACGAATAATAACTTCTTCAGCAAGATTGGCAATTTGCATCGAGTGTTGAAACGTTCCGGGAGCTTCATGCGCCAGCTTTCGCAGTAAGGGTTGGTTGGTATCCGCCAGTTCAATCAGGGTGACGTCAGAAACAAAACCAAAAAGCTTTTCAAAAATATAAATCAACGGATAAGCGAGCAGAATGAGTAGTGCATTTCCTCCAAACCACTCAAGCTCTTTCCATGGAATTGAGTCAATGTTTCCTTCCTGGATCATCGACATAGCCAGAAAGACAACAGAATAGCTAATAAATACCCACAAAGCCGTTAATACCAAATGAGAACGCCGGTGCAGCTTGTCGAGACTGAAAACTGCAATAATTCCGGCAAAGAGGTTTAAAAAGATGTATTCGAAATTGTTTGGAGCAAAATATCCGATTAAAAGAGAGGTTACCACAAGTGTGAAAATAGCTGTCCTCGAATCGAAAAAGATGCGTAACAGAATTGGTAAAATGGCCAACGGAACAAGGTAGAGATTGACAAAATTGCGGTCGTTTACAAAACGTGAAGTAAACACCATTAGTACAATCATAATCAAGATAAAACTTAATCTTCGTTTTTGTTTGAAAATTTCGGGTCTGAAATAATACAAGTAAAAAATTAGGATGAGCAGGCACGAAATAATTAAAATGAGCTTTCCCAGGATTAACAGATAACGTTCAATATTTTGTCCTCGCTTGGTTTCGTACGTTTTTTTCAGCGAATCCAGTATGGTGTATTTGTCGGGAGTTACAATGTCTCCCTTGAAAATGATTCGTTCTCCGGCTTGCACCATTCCTTGAGTTAGCGAAACTTCATCCATTTGATTTTGAAGCTCCTGCTTGTTGAATTCTACATCGTATGCCAGATTAGCACGGATGAAATCACTTACGTTTGTTTTTTGAACGAGGCTATCAAAGCGACTTTTTAAGGTCGCTTTTAGCATATCACTAAGCTCTTGGTAAGCTGACTTTAATGTGTATAAATCAGCAACGAAAACGCGTTCTGCAAGTTTGTTTTGAATTACGATGAGCTGTTTCTTGTTTTGGAGTGCCGGGTTGTTTTCCGGAGACTGCTCCAGTATCCCAACATCATATAACCGGGAAATGAAATCCTCAAGGTTTTTCGCTGTTTCAGAGTCAACATCAAGTTTGCTTAAAGTCTGAGCAAGGTTATTTGTTTGGGCAATTCCTACAAGTGTATCTACATTAAAATAATGGATGAATTTACTTTTGACGGAGTCTCTTTCAATCTTGACTTGTTCGTCCGATTTTAAAATGGCAAAGTTAAAGGGAGCCATCAATGTTTCGTGCCGCCAAGGCGCATTCTTCTGAAACTCGTATTTGAACCGGCTTTCGCCAGGAATAATTAAATAGAGAAGAAATACGGTCGCCAGAAAAGCGAATGCGATGTAAAAAAAGTGATAGTAGCGAGCTAAACGCGTTAATAACTTTTTCATAAATACCTTTTTAAAGACTTTACAAGACCTTATAAAACTAATCTTGAAGTTATATATTTGAAGAATAAAATTAGTAATTTCTTTCATGTTTAAGGCTTTCTGTTGCTTTTTATCCAATACTGAGCGTAATATTAAGTTTTGTTGAGCCGTTGCATGATTGTAGAAGTTTAATTGATAAATAGATATGAATTACGGAATCTCCGGATTAAGTATTATTCCACTTCGAAAAGAACCTTCGGAGAAGAGTGAAATGACCAGTCAAATCTTATTTGGCGAGCATTTTGAAGTACACGAACAATTTATGGGATGGTGCCGGGTGACAACCGAATACGATAATTACGAGGGGTGGGTTGACCAAAAAATGATCACAGAAATATCGGATCGATCCTATCAAAAAATACAGAATTCACCTTTTGCAGTTTGTACTGATATTTTCAATATCGTTCCGGTTGATGACGAGCAAAACATGATGATTGTTGCCGGAAGCTCGCTGCCTTGCTGGCGCCCTTATAAAAAAGAATTTTCGATCAACCGAGAAGTGTACCAAATGAAGGGTAAGTTCATGTATCACCAACCGGAGGATGTTCGGAAATTTATCATTCAGCAGGCTTTGATGTATTTCAATGTACCTTATTTATGGGGCGGACGCTCACCTTTTGGTGTTGATTGTTCTGGACTGATTCAGGTCATTTACAAGCAGGCCGGAATAAAGATTTCGCGTGATGCCAGCCAGCAAGTTCTTCAAGGAACCGCTTTTTCGTTTGTTGAAGAAGCCATGCCCGGGGATTTGGCATTTTTCGATGATGAAGAGGGAAATATCATTCATGTTGGCTTCATTTGGGAGAAAAATAAAATTATCCATGCATCCGGCAAAGTACGCATAGACAATGTTGACCAGTTTGGAATTTTTAATGTTGAAACCAGACGCTATTCGCACAAAATGCGCGTAATGAAGCGGATCATCGAGTGATGGAAAAGTTGGAAATTTAAACACAATTAAGAAAGCAAAACCCAGTTTAAAAGGATTGTCAAGACCTGTTTGGTAGAACGGATGCATTTTTATCACCATTTGGAACACAAGACAAATCAAACAGAGTTGCTTTCACGATAACGTTATTAGCCTGAGAGTCTCAGACTTTCTTTATGGCTGATAAATGACTCTAAATTCTTGCAAAAAAAATACCGGAGGCATTATTCAAGCCCCCGGAATTCTAATTTGTTCGGTTTCTGTAATATTATTCAGGTAACCACCTGTTTACAATATCTTGGTTTTCTGCTACCCACTTTTTAGCTGTAGCGTATCTGTCATTTCCACCATCTTTAAAAAAAGCTAATATAGCACCCGCTTCAGAATCATTTAAATGGAAGTTTTTGAAAAATTCACCAGCCCATGGATCCTCTTCTGCAAAACCAGCACGGGCGAAAGTTTCAATACGCTCTGTTTCACCATATACTTTCTTTGGATCGTCTAAGAATTTAAGATCGAAACGGCCAAACGCCCAGTGAGGAGCCCAGAGGGCAACAACTATATCGCGCTCTTCTTTAATTGCTTTTGTCAATTCACTTAGCATAGCGATACCCGAAGAATTTAATTGGTCTATATTGGTTAATTCATATTCTTCAATAGCTTGATCCGTCATGCCGGTAATACCAGCACCTTTCTCAATACCGATAATTTTACCATCAAATTTATCAGCTATATCATTCAATTCTTCAATAGAATTTATTGTAACATATTTAGGTACAACTAATCCAAGACGTGCTTGGTCAGTATTAACATTTAAGCTAACGATTTTATCACCAAATTTTTTCACCTTTTCTCCGTGTGTAACAGGCAACCAGGCTTCCATAAATACATCAACATCACCCTGAGCCATTGATGCATAGACCAAATCGACAGCAGCAGCTTTTGTATCTACGTTATAGCCATTTTGCTCTAAAATAACTTGAGCAACGTGTGTCATAGCTACCCCTGATGCCCATCCATCAACATAGGCCATTGTT
The window above is part of the uncultured Sunxiuqinia sp. genome. Proteins encoded here:
- a CDS encoding C40 family peptidase, translating into MNYGISGLSIIPLRKEPSEKSEMTSQILFGEHFEVHEQFMGWCRVTTEYDNYEGWVDQKMITEISDRSYQKIQNSPFAVCTDIFNIVPVDDEQNMMIVAGSSLPCWRPYKKEFSINREVYQMKGKFMYHQPEDVRKFIIQQALMYFNVPYLWGGRSPFGVDCSGLIQVIYKQAGIKISRDASQQVLQGTAFSFVEEAMPGDLAFFDDEEGNIIHVGFIWEKNKIIHASGKVRIDNVDQFGIFNVETRRYSHKMRVMKRIIE
- a CDS encoding glycine betaine ABC transporter substrate-binding protein, translating into MKVKALFLAVLTLALSSCNSGKKKAEEAEKEITMAYVDGWASGVAMTHVAQVILEQNGYNVDTKAAAVDLVYASMAQGDVDVFMEAWLPVTHGEKVKKFGDKIVSLNVNTDQARLGLVVPKYVTINSIEELNDIADKFDGKIIGIEKGAGITGMTDQAIEEYELTNIDQLNSSGIAMLSELTKAIKEERDIVVALWAPHWAFGRFDLKFLDDPKKVYGETERIETFARAGFAEEDPWAGEFFKNFHLNDSEAGAILAFFKDGGNDRYATAKKWVAENQDIVNRWLPE
- a CDS encoding HDIG domain-containing metalloprotein; this translates as MKKLLTRLARYYHFFYIAFAFLATVFLLYLIIPGESRFKYEFQKNAPWRHETLMAPFNFAILKSDEQVKIERDSVKSKFIHYFNVDTLVGIAQTNNLAQTLSKLDVDSETAKNLEDFISRLYDVGILEQSPENNPALQNKKQLIVIQNKLAERVFVADLYTLKSAYQELSDMLKATLKSRFDSLVQKTNVSDFIRANLAYDVEFNKQELQNQMDEVSLTQGMVQAGERIIFKGDIVTPDKYTILDSLKKTYETKRGQNIERYLLILGKLILIISCLLILIFYLYYFRPEIFKQKRRLSFILIMIVLMVFTSRFVNDRNFVNLYLVPLAILPILLRIFFDSRTAIFTLVVTSLLIGYFAPNNFEYIFLNLFAGIIAVFSLDKLHRRSHLVLTALWVFISYSVVFLAMSMIQEGNIDSIPWKELEWFGGNALLILLAYPLIYIFEKLFGFVSDVTLIELADTNQPLLRKLAHEAPGTFQHSMQIANLAEEVIIRIGGNPFLVRAGALYHDIGKMNQPAFFVENQAAGMSPHSALDNKQSAKIIIDHVTNGVKIARRNKLPEMLIDFISSHHGTTQAKYFYTTYKNDHPNEDVDPKEFTYPGPPPKSKETSVVMLTDGIEAAARALKEKTHENLHQLIEKMVRDKLESGQLENADLTLRDIRIFKETIIEKLMNIYHVRIEYPEDNKNK